The following coding sequences are from one Arthrobacter crystallopoietes window:
- a CDS encoding MBL fold metallo-hydrolase, with protein MTTETVPTPELKPHVVALGTAGGPRWWKGAGQGERAGIATAVMVGDAAYLVDMGHGVGRQLMMAGIEIPQIRGMFLTHLHSDHTIDLASMTVFGFLHIVNPAQRPIRILGPGNRGMLPLPSPRATTAPEPLFSENPTLGTREMVETLLRAYSTDVNDRVIDSLRPSPLKYFQAEDIVVPGSSGFHPNANPTPDMEPFEVYRDDLVTVTATLVRHPPIAPAYAFRFDTAGGSVTISGDTAPCNNLVRLAEDTDLLMHEAIDFGWVEKAYAHEEPTTAQASVDHHHKSHTSPRQAGEIATRAGARALALHHLVPGTADPAVWRRAEETFAGPVYVPDDLEIISFARDSVPSLATAEKV; from the coding sequence ATGACTACTGAGACTGTGCCGACACCTGAGTTGAAGCCCCATGTGGTTGCTTTAGGCACTGCTGGTGGCCCCCGCTGGTGGAAGGGTGCAGGGCAGGGCGAACGTGCCGGTATTGCAACGGCGGTAATGGTTGGCGATGCGGCGTACTTGGTGGACATGGGCCATGGCGTGGGGCGGCAGTTGATGATGGCCGGTATCGAGATCCCACAGATCCGCGGGATGTTTCTGACCCATCTGCATTCGGACCACACCATCGATCTGGCCAGCATGACCGTCTTCGGGTTCCTGCACATTGTGAACCCGGCCCAACGGCCCATCAGGATTCTAGGACCGGGTAACCGGGGCATGCTGCCCCTTCCCTCACCCCGTGCCACCACCGCGCCCGAGCCGCTGTTTTCGGAAAATCCGACCTTGGGCACGCGCGAGATGGTGGAGACGTTGCTTCGCGCTTACTCCACGGATGTCAACGACCGGGTCATCGATTCTCTACGACCCTCACCGCTGAAGTATTTTCAGGCGGAAGACATCGTGGTGCCGGGGTCCTCAGGCTTCCATCCGAACGCCAACCCGACTCCAGACATGGAACCCTTCGAAGTTTACCGCGATGATCTCGTGACCGTGACGGCAACTTTGGTCCGGCATCCACCGATCGCTCCTGCCTATGCCTTCCGCTTCGACACTGCCGGCGGCTCAGTAACCATTTCCGGGGATACCGCACCGTGCAACAACCTGGTCCGTTTGGCGGAGGACACGGACCTCCTGATGCACGAGGCCATCGACTTCGGCTGGGTCGAGAAAGCGTACGCCCACGAAGAGCCGACGACTGCGCAAGCCTCGGTGGACCATCACCATAAGTCGCACACGAGCCCCCGGCAGGCTGGCGAAATAGCCACCCGTGCCGGAGCCCGTGCACTCGCCCTTCACCATCTTGTACCGGGAACCGCTGATCCAGCGGTCTGGCGCAGGGCCGAAGAAACCTTTGCCGGCCCGGTTTACGTTCCGGACGATCTGGAGATCATCTCCTTTGCCCGGGACTCCGTTCCTTCCCTTGCTACTGCAGAAAAGGTGTGA
- a CDS encoding LysR family transcriptional regulator, which translates to MQITLRQLEYFLAVAELGSVSAAARRCHVSPGGLSLALNDLEAGLGVQLMLRRKAKGATLTSAGRWVAERARSIVTDAGELQFVAQRLQGELVGPLKIGCFGTLSPWLLPRIIEFFATNHPAVDIELMEGSSDLLQQLLLDGELDVGLMYSLHVNTELELTTVAPVRLQLLLSPDHPLAGQDEIALRDLGDSPAALLGLQPARDLAETQLRNAGFEPQIKWRSTNVETIRSLVARGLAYSVLMGRPLGDQTYEGLPLAYRRIKDDLPDNAVVAAYPRGTDPSEKVRALLSYCQEEFSPDKSPVQ; encoded by the coding sequence ATGCAGATAACCCTCCGTCAGCTGGAGTATTTTCTAGCCGTGGCGGAGTTGGGCTCCGTCAGCGCTGCGGCCAGGCGTTGCCACGTCTCTCCGGGAGGTCTGTCCCTGGCTCTGAATGACCTTGAGGCCGGCCTCGGCGTGCAGCTGATGCTGCGGCGAAAGGCCAAAGGTGCAACGCTTACGTCCGCCGGGCGTTGGGTGGCGGAGCGGGCGCGTTCCATCGTGACGGACGCCGGAGAGCTGCAGTTCGTAGCCCAGCGGCTCCAGGGAGAGCTTGTCGGGCCCCTGAAGATCGGCTGTTTCGGAACGCTCTCGCCCTGGCTGCTGCCCCGGATCATCGAATTTTTCGCGACAAACCACCCAGCCGTAGACATTGAACTAATGGAGGGATCCTCGGACCTGCTGCAGCAACTGCTGCTCGACGGCGAGCTGGACGTTGGACTCATGTACTCCCTACACGTCAATACAGAGCTCGAACTGACAACAGTGGCGCCTGTCCGACTGCAGCTGCTGCTCAGTCCCGACCACCCGCTGGCCGGCCAGGACGAAATAGCCCTACGCGATCTCGGAGACTCGCCGGCAGCGCTGCTGGGGCTCCAGCCGGCACGTGATCTGGCTGAAACTCAGTTGCGCAATGCCGGCTTCGAACCGCAGATTAAATGGCGCAGTACCAACGTCGAAACGATCCGCTCCCTCGTTGCCCGCGGACTGGCCTACTCCGTCCTCATGGGTCGCCCCCTCGGAGACCAAACCTACGAAGGGCTGCCCTTGGCATACCGGCGCATCAAAGATGACTTGCCGGACAACGCGGTAGTTGCGGCGTATCCGCGAGGCACTGACCCGTCCGAGAAGGTCCGAGCCTTACTCAGCTACTGTCAGGAAGAATTTTCTCCCGACAAGTCGCCGGTGCAGTAG
- a CDS encoding GntR family transcriptional regulator, with amino-acid sequence MSLNASLAEESARDRAAHAHTGAWLAGLLRERIAEGHLLPGSKLSEQALADAFGVSRNTLREAFTVLAGEQVVTRIPNRGVLVASPGPEGVREIYRVRRMVEPAAVLWGPELDVAALKAIVADARAALARGSVPEMADANQRFHAELVRGTGSTDLQELMTRVLARMRLVFHSMRHAPDFHSHYVELNTGLVDLLAEGRREEAAEALRGYLDQAEAELLEHLEA; translated from the coding sequence ATGTCGTTGAATGCATCGCTGGCGGAAGAGTCCGCACGAGACCGGGCCGCCCACGCGCATACCGGGGCATGGCTGGCCGGGCTGCTGCGCGAAAGGATCGCCGAGGGGCATCTGTTGCCCGGCTCCAAGCTGTCCGAACAGGCCCTGGCAGACGCATTCGGGGTCTCCCGGAACACGCTGCGCGAAGCCTTCACCGTACTGGCCGGCGAACAGGTCGTCACCCGCATCCCCAACCGCGGCGTCTTGGTTGCCTCCCCGGGACCTGAGGGCGTCCGGGAGATCTATCGCGTGCGCCGGATGGTGGAGCCTGCCGCCGTGCTCTGGGGGCCTGAACTCGACGTCGCTGCGCTGAAGGCGATCGTTGCCGATGCCCGGGCAGCGCTGGCCCGGGGATCGGTACCCGAGATGGCCGACGCCAACCAGCGCTTCCATGCGGAACTGGTCCGCGGAACCGGCAGTACGGACCTGCAGGAGTTGATGACCCGGGTGCTGGCCCGGATGCGCCTGGTCTTCCACTCGATGCGCCATGCGCCCGACTTCCACAGTCATTACGTGGAACTTAATACCGGACTGGTGGACCTGCTGGCCGAAGGGCGCCGCGAAGAAGCCGCCGAGGCGCTGCGCGGCTACCTCGATCAGGCGGAGGCAGAACTCCTGGAGCACCTCGAAGCCTGA
- a CDS encoding acetyl/propionyl/methylcrotonyl-CoA carboxylase subunit alpha: MKKVLIANRSEIAVRVARACTDAGLESVAVYSDPDADALHVRRAGEAYSLGGRTGAETYLNIPKLIGVARRSGADAVHPGYGFLSENAEFAQAVGDAGLAWIGPTPESIRVLGNKVTAREIAVRAGAPLVPGSDGPVASAAEVLDFAEQYGLPVAIKAAFGGGGRGLKIARRMEDIEDAFESAVREATVAFGRGECFVERFLDRPRHVEAQVLADTHGNVVVVGTRDCSLQRRNQKLVEEAPAPFLTDEQRRQIHESAKAICREAGYHGAGTVEYLVGQDGIVSFLEVNTRLQVEHPVTEETTGVDLVREQFRIAAGEPLSLTEDPQPTGHAFEFRLNAEDPARGFLPGPGTITAFEPPTGSGVRVDSGVRSGSTVPGDYDSLMAKLIVRGADRAQALRRAKVALDEMVISGVTTVLPFHRAVVRDGDFTNNEKFGVYTTWIETEFAAALAASPEIAAAEQGGEREELTIDVDGKAMRIGLPAPLLHSLLHGGGSAAQVQQDNDDAVGAEVLVAPMAGNLVKWLADDGAELAAGDPVAVVEAMKMETTIFAHRDGTLTRGAPQPGTPIAQGEELARIG, translated from the coding sequence ATGAAAAAGGTTCTGATTGCCAACCGCAGCGAGATCGCGGTGCGGGTTGCCCGCGCCTGCACCGATGCCGGGCTGGAGTCGGTGGCGGTGTATTCGGACCCGGATGCGGACGCACTGCATGTGCGCCGGGCCGGCGAGGCGTACTCGCTCGGCGGCCGTACTGGGGCAGAGACCTACCTGAACATCCCGAAGCTCATCGGCGTGGCCCGCCGCTCCGGTGCCGACGCGGTGCACCCCGGCTACGGCTTCCTCTCCGAAAACGCCGAGTTCGCGCAGGCTGTCGGGGATGCGGGGTTGGCCTGGATCGGCCCGACACCGGAGTCCATCCGCGTGCTGGGAAACAAGGTCACGGCACGCGAGATTGCCGTGCGTGCCGGCGCCCCACTGGTGCCCGGCAGCGACGGGCCTGTGGCCAGCGCGGCGGAGGTGCTGGACTTCGCGGAGCAATACGGCCTGCCGGTAGCCATCAAGGCTGCCTTCGGCGGCGGCGGGCGGGGGCTGAAGATCGCCCGCCGGATGGAGGACATCGAGGACGCTTTCGAGTCCGCTGTCCGCGAGGCCACCGTCGCCTTCGGGCGCGGAGAATGCTTCGTCGAACGGTTCCTGGACCGGCCTCGCCACGTCGAAGCGCAGGTGCTCGCCGACACGCACGGCAACGTCGTCGTCGTGGGCACGCGCGACTGCTCGCTGCAGCGCCGCAACCAGAAACTGGTGGAGGAAGCCCCCGCCCCGTTCCTGACCGATGAACAGCGCCGGCAGATCCACGAGTCGGCCAAGGCGATCTGCCGCGAGGCCGGCTACCACGGCGCCGGCACGGTTGAATACCTGGTTGGGCAGGACGGCATCGTGTCCTTCCTAGAGGTCAACACCCGCCTGCAGGTGGAGCACCCGGTCACCGAGGAGACCACCGGCGTCGACCTGGTGCGCGAGCAGTTCCGCATCGCCGCGGGGGAGCCGCTGAGCCTCACCGAGGACCCGCAGCCCACCGGCCACGCCTTCGAATTCCGCCTCAACGCCGAGGATCCCGCGCGCGGCTTCCTGCCCGGGCCCGGCACCATCACCGCGTTCGAGCCGCCCACGGGATCCGGCGTGCGGGTGGACTCGGGAGTGCGGTCCGGCTCCACCGTTCCAGGCGACTACGACTCGCTGATGGCCAAGCTGATCGTGCGCGGCGCGGACCGTGCCCAGGCCCTCCGGCGGGCCAAGGTGGCGCTGGACGAGATGGTGATTTCCGGCGTGACCACGGTCCTGCCCTTCCACCGCGCGGTGGTCCGCGACGGCGACTTCACCAACAATGAGAAGTTCGGCGTCTACACCACCTGGATCGAAACCGAGTTCGCGGCCGCGCTGGCGGCCTCACCCGAAATCGCGGCGGCGGAGCAGGGTGGCGAGCGTGAAGAGCTGACCATCGACGTCGACGGCAAGGCCATGCGCATCGGCCTGCCCGCGCCACTGCTGCACTCGCTGCTGCATGGCGGAGGCTCCGCCGCTCAAGTGCAACAGGACAACGACGACGCCGTGGGCGCCGAGGTGCTCGTCGCCCCGATGGCCGGCAACCTGGTCAAGTGGTTGGCCGACGACGGCGCCGAACTGGCCGCCGGTGATCCGGTCGCCGTGGTCGAGGCCATGAAAATGGAAACCACGATCTTCGCCCACCGGGACGGAACCCTGACGCGGGGCGCCCCGCAGCCGGGCACTCCCATCGCGCAAGGCGAGGAGCTGGCCCGCATTGGCTAG
- a CDS encoding carboxyltransferase domain-containing protein translates to MSVTGLRFAGTRALLVELSSLDSVLALHAHLLGSPLPGQIDVLAAASTVLIKCDTRAHALKARAAVERLELGAAPAASGEIVEIPVNYDGEDLAEVARLAGLSPEGVVNAHIGQLWTAAFGGFAPGFAYLVGEDHVLDVPRRDTPRTAVPAGAVALAGGYSAVYPRKSPGGWQLIGHTSTVMWDLERANPALIRPQDRVRFVPARESIAARSETAALNAPPHTEDIQQEHGITQQQPVSQSAAQTAAEPQAAKQSGTAGSSLEVVSPGLRSLLQDLGRPGLGDLGVSASGAVDPSAARQANRLAGNGSGDAVIENLFGSLVLRARGDQVLAVTGARVELTINPSGRRPAQDAPFALLDGETLALGPATTGLQAYVAVRGGIEVEPVLGSRSTDTMSGLGPAPLAAGSVLPIGQTTNRHVVGTPEPSALRVAPGEAATLRITAGPRDDWFGAAGLERLTGQKWLASSASDRIGLRLELPDGAKGSAAPASLARIREGELKSEGVVAGSLQVPPSGLPVLFLADHPVTGGYPVIAAVVPEDLPVAAQLPPGTTIRFVLVDPDTLQATGTAGATTSLEGPRP, encoded by the coding sequence GTGAGCGTCACCGGGCTCCGTTTCGCCGGCACGCGTGCCTTGCTCGTGGAGCTCTCGAGTCTCGACTCCGTGCTGGCCCTGCACGCGCACCTGCTCGGCTCGCCGTTGCCCGGCCAGATCGATGTGCTTGCCGCGGCGAGCACCGTACTGATCAAATGCGACACCCGGGCCCACGCGCTCAAGGCGCGCGCCGCCGTCGAGCGCCTGGAACTCGGTGCCGCCCCCGCAGCATCGGGGGAGATTGTGGAAATCCCGGTTAATTACGACGGCGAGGACCTCGCCGAGGTCGCGCGGCTCGCCGGTCTCAGCCCTGAGGGCGTGGTCAATGCGCACATCGGGCAGCTCTGGACCGCGGCCTTTGGCGGCTTCGCCCCGGGCTTCGCTTACCTCGTGGGTGAAGACCACGTGCTCGACGTACCGCGCCGTGACACTCCGCGCACCGCCGTACCCGCCGGGGCCGTGGCGCTCGCCGGCGGCTATTCGGCCGTGTATCCGCGCAAGTCTCCCGGCGGCTGGCAGCTGATCGGGCATACCAGCACCGTGATGTGGGATCTTGAGCGGGCCAATCCCGCACTGATCCGCCCGCAGGACCGCGTCCGGTTTGTGCCTGCTCGCGAATCCATTGCCGCGCGCTCCGAAACCGCAGCGCTGAACGCACCGCCCCACACCGAGGACATACAGCAAGAGCATGGCATTACGCAGCAACAGCCCGTGTCACAATCAGCCGCCCAGACAGCAGCCGAGCCTCAAGCCGCCAAGCAATCCGGCACCGCCGGTTCATCCCTCGAAGTAGTTTCCCCGGGCCTGCGATCGCTGTTGCAGGACCTCGGCCGGCCCGGCCTCGGTGACCTTGGTGTGAGCGCATCAGGCGCGGTGGACCCATCGGCCGCGCGCCAGGCAAACCGGCTGGCGGGTAATGGCAGCGGGGATGCAGTGATCGAGAACCTGTTCGGCTCGCTGGTGCTGCGCGCCCGCGGCGACCAGGTACTGGCCGTCACCGGCGCCCGCGTGGAACTGACCATCAACCCCTCCGGCCGCCGGCCTGCCCAGGACGCACCCTTCGCGCTGCTCGACGGCGAAACCCTGGCGCTCGGCCCCGCCACCACCGGCCTGCAGGCGTACGTCGCCGTGCGCGGCGGGATCGAGGTGGAGCCCGTGCTCGGCAGCCGCTCCACGGACACGATGTCCGGCCTCGGGCCCGCGCCGCTGGCTGCCGGTTCAGTACTGCCGATCGGCCAAACCACCAACCGGCATGTGGTTGGTACCCCGGAGCCCTCCGCGCTCCGCGTCGCCCCCGGCGAAGCAGCCACGCTGCGCATCACGGCTGGGCCCCGCGATGACTGGTTCGGTGCGGCCGGGCTCGAGCGGCTTACGGGCCAGAAGTGGCTGGCCAGTTCCGCCTCGGACCGGATCGGCCTCCGCCTGGAACTACCCGACGGCGCGAAAGGCTCCGCAGCACCCGCATCCCTGGCACGCATCCGCGAGGGCGAGCTCAAGAGCGAAGGCGTCGTCGCCGGCTCCTTGCAGGTCCCGCCTTCGGGGTTGCCGGTTCTCTTTCTCGCCGATCATCCGGTGACGGGCGGGTATCCGGTGATTGCCGCCGTCGTACCTGAGGACCTGCCAGTGGCGGCGCAGCTGCCGCCCGGAACCACCATCCGCTTTGTCCTGGTCGACCCGGACACCCTGCAGGCGACCGGCACCGCCGGCGCCACGACTTCCCTGGAAGGACCCCGTCCATGA
- a CDS encoding LamB/YcsF family protein, which produces MAFIDLNSDVGESFGNWQMGDDAAIFRSVSSANVACGFHAGDPSTIAQTCRDAVAAGVTIGAHVGYRDLAGFGRRFLDCTPAELADDVLYQLGALQALARAAGAEIRYMKPHGALYNTIVHHEGHAQAVVDAVRAFGTDLPLLLLPGSLALAKAEAAGLRGVAEAFADRAYNPDGTLVSRREAGAVLHDPEVVVANMVRLAQDGEIVAVDGSVVKVQAESICVHGDTPGSVAMAAAVRTGLEAAGVGVRSFA; this is translated from the coding sequence ATGGCTTTTATTGACTTGAACAGCGACGTCGGAGAATCCTTCGGCAACTGGCAGATGGGCGACGACGCCGCCATCTTCCGTTCCGTATCGAGCGCAAATGTCGCCTGCGGCTTCCACGCCGGTGATCCGAGCACCATCGCCCAGACCTGCCGTGATGCGGTGGCCGCCGGAGTGACCATCGGCGCCCACGTCGGCTACCGGGATCTGGCCGGTTTCGGCCGCCGGTTCCTGGACTGCACCCCGGCGGAACTGGCGGACGATGTGCTCTACCAGCTGGGCGCTCTGCAGGCACTGGCGCGCGCGGCCGGCGCGGAAATCCGCTACATGAAGCCGCACGGCGCGCTGTACAACACGATCGTCCACCACGAGGGGCACGCCCAGGCCGTGGTCGACGCCGTCCGGGCCTTCGGGACCGACCTGCCGTTGCTGCTGTTGCCGGGCTCGCTGGCGCTGGCCAAGGCCGAGGCCGCGGGGCTTCGCGGTGTCGCGGAGGCCTTCGCGGACCGCGCGTACAACCCTGATGGCACACTGGTTTCCCGCCGCGAAGCCGGCGCCGTGCTGCACGATCCGGAGGTCGTCGTCGCGAACATGGTCCGGCTGGCGCAGGACGGCGAGATCGTCGCCGTCGACGGTTCCGTTGTTAAGGTGCAGGCCGAGAGCATTTGCGTGCACGGGGACACCCCCGGCTCCGTGGCCATGGCAGCAGCCGTGCGCACCGGCCTGGAAGCTGCGGGCGTCGGCGTCCGGAGCTTCGCGTGA
- a CDS encoding NRAMP family divalent metal transporter, translating into MEKTKPVKVRPNLQRTALLGAMFLMATSAIGPGFITQTTVFTVQLGAAFAFAILLSILVDIAVQLNVWRVVGISGMRAQELGNKVLPGVGWFLAGLVFLGGLVFNIGNIAGTGLGVNAMMGLDPKIGGAISAGIAILIFLSKWAGYALDRIVVLLGAVMILLMLYVAIVAAPPLGEALKNTFLPEKVDFLIITTLIGGTVGGYITYAGAHRMLDSGATGVEHVKEITRSSVLGILVTGVMRVLLFLAILGVVAGGVTLTSNNMAAEAFGAAAGEIGMRMFGIVLWAAALTSVIGAAYTSVSFVTHTGTSDRKRNLITVAFIAFCAVVYMFLGQAPQQLLIFAGAFNGLILPVGFGVLLWVAWRRRDLLHGYSYPKWLLAVGIAAWLLTLFLGWNSLAGLVEIMS; encoded by the coding sequence ATGGAAAAAACGAAACCGGTCAAGGTGCGGCCGAATCTCCAGCGCACCGCGCTGCTGGGGGCCATGTTCCTGATGGCCACCAGCGCCATCGGCCCGGGCTTCATTACCCAGACCACTGTCTTCACGGTGCAGCTGGGTGCGGCGTTTGCGTTCGCCATCCTGCTCTCGATCCTCGTGGACATCGCCGTCCAGCTGAACGTGTGGCGCGTGGTCGGCATTTCCGGCATGCGCGCGCAGGAACTCGGCAACAAGGTACTGCCCGGGGTCGGCTGGTTCCTCGCCGGACTGGTGTTCCTTGGCGGCCTGGTCTTCAACATCGGCAACATCGCCGGTACCGGCCTGGGGGTGAACGCGATGATGGGCCTGGATCCCAAGATCGGCGGCGCAATCTCCGCTGGTATCGCGATCCTGATCTTCCTCTCCAAATGGGCGGGCTACGCTCTGGACCGGATTGTGGTGCTGCTCGGCGCAGTGATGATCCTGCTGATGCTCTACGTGGCCATCGTCGCGGCGCCTCCGCTGGGCGAGGCGCTGAAGAATACGTTTCTGCCGGAAAAGGTCGACTTCCTGATCATCACCACGCTCATCGGCGGCACGGTGGGCGGCTACATCACGTATGCCGGTGCCCACCGCATGCTGGACTCGGGCGCCACCGGCGTCGAGCACGTCAAGGAAATTACGCGCAGCTCGGTCTTGGGGATCCTGGTCACCGGCGTCATGCGCGTGCTGCTCTTCCTGGCGATCCTCGGCGTGGTCGCCGGCGGCGTAACCCTGACCAGCAACAACATGGCCGCCGAAGCCTTCGGCGCGGCCGCCGGTGAAATCGGCATGCGAATGTTCGGCATCGTGCTGTGGGCTGCCGCCCTGACGTCCGTCATCGGCGCCGCCTACACCTCGGTTTCCTTCGTGACGCACACGGGAACGTCGGACCGCAAGCGCAATCTCATCACCGTCGCCTTTATCGCGTTCTGCGCCGTGGTCTACATGTTCCTGGGCCAGGCACCGCAGCAGCTGCTCATCTTTGCCGGAGCGTTCAACGGCCTGATTCTGCCGGTTGGCTTCGGGGTGCTGCTCTGGGTGGCCTGGCGGCGGCGCGACCTGCTGCACGGCTATTCGTACCCGAAGTGGCTGCTGGCTGTGGGGATCGCGGCCTGGCTGCTGACACTGTTCCTGGGCTGGAATTCCCTGGCCGGCCTCGTGGAAATCATGAGCTAG
- a CDS encoding putative hydro-lyase: MQNVETSQTVNPFALPADRGALTPAEARAMFRSGLAVPTAGWSRGYAQANLMIVPRELAFDVLLFAQRNPKPCPILGVLDAGEVTGPLLAGGDIRTDVPRYTVYLDGQKVAEPTYISEYWRDDLVTFIVGCSFTFESALREGGISVAHIDQNVNVPMYKTNVRCEPAGSISGPLVVSMRPIPASRVADAVRITSRYPAVHGAPVHVGNPAELGIGDLGRPDFGDPVQIPEGHIPVFWACGVTPQAAVMESRPALAIGHAPGHMLITDARDSDYLVP, from the coding sequence ATGCAGAACGTAGAGACCTCGCAAACAGTCAATCCGTTCGCGCTGCCCGCGGACCGGGGCGCCCTCACCCCGGCGGAGGCCCGCGCAATGTTCCGTTCGGGCCTGGCCGTTCCAACGGCCGGCTGGTCACGCGGATACGCCCAGGCGAACCTGATGATCGTGCCGCGCGAGCTTGCCTTCGACGTGCTGCTCTTCGCGCAGCGGAACCCCAAGCCGTGTCCGATCCTGGGAGTGCTCGACGCCGGCGAAGTCACCGGGCCGCTGCTGGCGGGCGGAGACATCCGCACCGACGTGCCGCGCTACACCGTCTACCTCGACGGACAGAAGGTGGCCGAACCGACCTACATCAGCGAGTACTGGCGCGATGACCTTGTCACCTTTATCGTGGGCTGCTCGTTCACCTTCGAATCGGCGCTGCGCGAAGGCGGGATCTCGGTGGCGCACATCGACCAGAACGTAAACGTGCCGATGTACAAGACCAACGTGCGCTGCGAACCCGCCGGATCCATCTCGGGCCCGCTGGTGGTTTCGATGCGGCCCATCCCCGCTTCCAGGGTGGCCGATGCCGTACGCATCACGTCCCGCTACCCGGCCGTCCACGGCGCACCCGTCCACGTGGGCAATCCCGCCGAGCTGGGCATCGGCGACCTGGGCAGGCCCGACTTCGGCGATCCGGTGCAGATTCCGGAGGGCCACATTCCGGTGTTTTGGGCCTGCGGTGTCACTCCCCAGGCTGCGGTGATGGAGTCACGGCCTGCCCTTGCGATCGGCCACGCGCCCGGGCACATGCTCATCACCGACGCGCGCGACAGCGACTATCTGGTTCCCTAG
- a CDS encoding MerR family transcriptional regulator has protein sequence MQLKELSQASGVSAASIKFYLREDLLKPGSPGTANRAEYTQEHLDRLELIRLLRQVVGLGLDKIKTLAAAVDNPEVDMLNLLGLTQATVLGLPAEAVPDHRWTMELMSGGGWLDAPSPARNSLNELFGQMEEFGMAPDATVLSAYAAAVDQVAALDIGHVEEQSTRDQMVRTVAVGTFLYSKLLLRMLALAQTSRAMQRFPEGGPAGSAAADGGDRTTNATAGSPAVPGPREPDSRCRARR, from the coding sequence GTGCAGCTGAAAGAGTTGAGCCAGGCCAGCGGGGTGTCGGCGGCCAGCATCAAGTTCTACCTGCGTGAAGACCTGCTCAAGCCGGGGAGTCCCGGCACTGCCAACCGCGCCGAGTACACCCAGGAGCACCTCGACCGGCTGGAACTGATCCGGCTGCTCCGGCAGGTGGTGGGGCTGGGGCTGGACAAGATCAAAACCCTGGCCGCCGCCGTCGATAATCCCGAGGTTGACATGCTCAACCTGCTCGGCCTGACGCAGGCGACGGTGCTGGGTCTGCCGGCCGAGGCCGTTCCGGACCACCGGTGGACTATGGAACTGATGTCCGGGGGAGGCTGGCTGGATGCGCCCTCTCCCGCGCGGAACTCGCTGAATGAGCTGTTCGGCCAGATGGAGGAGTTCGGCATGGCCCCGGACGCCACGGTGCTGTCCGCCTACGCTGCCGCGGTGGATCAGGTGGCGGCCCTGGATATCGGCCATGTGGAGGAACAGTCCACGCGGGACCAGATGGTCCGGACGGTGGCGGTGGGGACCTTTCTCTACAGCAAGCTGCTGCTGCGGATGCTCGCCCTGGCCCAGACCTCGCGGGCGATGCAGCGGTTCCCCGAAGGGGGACCTGCGGGGTCCGCCGCGGCGGATGGCGGCGATCGAACAACTAACGCGACGGCGGGGTCACCGGCCGTTCCGGGGCCTAGGGAACCAGATAGTCGCTGTCGCGCGCGTCGGTGA
- a CDS encoding DUF2306 domain-containing protein gives METWNWLIATHAIAAGYVLALGPMNIFRRAKDRVHKAIGFTWIGAMYYLCISSFWIQSDGGFTWLHGLSAFTLLTVTLGLVSATRGKIQTHRGNMIGSYLGTVIAFVFAILAPGRRIPLLFSEQPATLAFACLLVLATSAALFLTFRSLFRKAPVEAAAVA, from the coding sequence ATGGAAACCTGGAACTGGCTCATCGCCACCCACGCCATCGCGGCCGGCTATGTTCTGGCGCTCGGCCCGATGAACATCTTCCGCCGCGCCAAGGACAGGGTGCACAAAGCCATCGGATTCACCTGGATCGGCGCCATGTACTACCTGTGCATCAGCAGCTTCTGGATCCAGAGCGACGGCGGCTTCACCTGGCTGCACGGCCTCTCCGCCTTTACCCTTCTGACCGTTACTCTCGGCCTGGTCAGCGCGACCCGTGGGAAGATCCAAACGCACCGGGGCAACATGATCGGCAGCTACCTCGGCACGGTGATCGCCTTCGTGTTCGCCATCTTGGCGCCGGGGCGGCGGATTCCGCTGCTGTTCTCCGAGCAACCGGCCACCCTGGCCTTCGCCTGCCTGCTGGTCCTGGCGACTTCGGCAGCACTGTTCTTGACGTTCAGGAGCCTGTTCCGGAAGGCGCCGGTGGAGGCAGCGGCGGTCGCTTAA